The Chloroflexaceae bacterium genome has a segment encoding these proteins:
- a CDS encoding NAD(P)H-dependent oxidoreductase — protein sequence MHDGYLFTLGICGSANDGGPARQCLDAMLAALPPVKRAAYLGEVLVSADAPSFADPLAEPLLADIADAEVLLVVTPLPGGSLPPRLRGLFDALAAAPPPARRRFVALVAVGDGSMDGLWPLRHALEAVDAESIGELYADASTDLEELLAEAVRLARSAFSRAHFAHPHALI from the coding sequence ATGCACGACGGCTATCTGTTCACCCTGGGCATCTGCGGCAGCGCCAACGACGGCGGCCCGGCCCGCCAGTGCCTCGACGCGATGCTCGCCGCGCTGCCGCCGGTCAAACGCGCTGCCTATCTGGGCGAGGTGCTGGTCAGCGCCGACGCGCCTTCGTTCGCTGATCCGCTCGCGGAACCGTTGCTGGCCGACATTGCCGATGCCGAAGTGCTGCTGGTGGTGACGCCGTTGCCCGGCGGCAGTCTTCCGCCACGGCTGCGCGGCCTCTTCGATGCCCTTGCTGCCGCTCCGCCACCCGCTCGCCGTCGCTTCGTGGCCCTCGTGGCCGTCGGTGATGGGTCTATGGATGGTCTCTGGCCCCTGCGCCACGCCCTCGAGGCGGTTGACGCCGAGAGCATTGGCGAACTCTACGCCGATGCCAGCACCGACCTGGAAGAGTTGCTGGCCGAAGCGGTGCGTCTGGCTCGGAGCGCCTTTAGCCGCGCCCACTTTGCCCATCCCCACGCGCTGATCTAG
- a CDS encoding DUF507 family protein: MRLSENKVRRIAERLHDELARRGLVEYREAPGARPGEGRAARVKAIYDFIVADLRREEEIDAEVEKILASYKREIKGTERDILFRKHKEEIARKRGYIL, encoded by the coding sequence ATGCGGTTAAGCGAAAACAAGGTGCGGCGGATCGCTGAGCGGTTGCACGACGAACTGGCCCGGAGGGGGCTGGTGGAGTATCGGGAGGCGCCCGGCGCCCGGCCTGGCGAAGGGCGCGCGGCGCGGGTCAAGGCGATCTACGACTTTATTGTGGCCGATCTGCGCCGCGAGGAGGAGATTGACGCCGAGGTGGAGAAGATCCTGGCCTCATACAAACGCGAGATCAAGGGCACCGAGCGGGATATTCTCTTCCGCAAACACAAGGAGGAGATCGCGCGCAAGCGCGGCTACATCCTGTGA
- a CDS encoding lysophospholipid acyltransferase family protein has product MGHDAERNLTRREGAKVASLLPAGDDPRPAIPAAKNPVLDALLYWCFARWSLWRHFDRVWLQSHGPLPHPRNGPLIIYLNHSSWWDGYLMYVIHRVVLRGRFDAHLLMEEKQLRRYRFFRWSGAFSINRDDPEDSRRSQAYAAALLRGGRRPRLLFIFPQGKIVPNDRRPLVTYPGIARIVAQVGAVNLCPVALRYELLGRQFPEAFIRIGPCHRAANPADIEGTLADITSRLTAACDALRDDVLALRYERFQPLLRGRRGIDELFDGFLRLLPRQFTG; this is encoded by the coding sequence ATGGGGCACGACGCCGAGAGGAACCTCACGAGACGAGAAGGGGCGAAGGTTGCTTCGCTCCTCCCCGCTGGCGACGACCCGCGTCCGGCCATTCCCGCCGCTAAGAATCCCGTTCTCGACGCGCTGCTGTACTGGTGCTTCGCCCGCTGGTCGCTCTGGCGCCACTTCGACCGGGTCTGGCTCCAGAGCCACGGTCCGCTGCCCCATCCGCGGAATGGCCCGCTGATCATCTACCTGAACCATAGCTCGTGGTGGGACGGCTACCTGATGTACGTGATCCACCGCGTTGTGCTGCGCGGGCGCTTCGACGCGCACCTGCTGATGGAGGAGAAGCAACTGCGCCGCTACCGCTTTTTTCGCTGGTCGGGGGCCTTCAGCATCAACCGCGACGACCCGGAAGACTCCCGGCGTTCCCAGGCCTACGCCGCGGCCCTGCTGCGCGGGGGGCGCCGGCCCCGCTTGCTGTTCATTTTTCCCCAGGGCAAAATCGTGCCCAATGATCGCCGCCCCCTGGTCACCTACCCTGGCATCGCGCGGATTGTCGCGCAGGTCGGCGCCGTCAATCTCTGCCCGGTGGCGCTGCGCTATGAGCTGCTGGGGCGCCAGTTCCCCGAAGCCTTTATCCGTATCGGGCCATGCCACCGCGCGGCCAACCCGGCGGATATCGAGGGAACCCTGGCCGATATTACCAGCCGGCTCACCGCCGCCTGCGACGCTCTACGCGACGATGTGCTGGCCCTGCGCTACGAGCGCTTTCAGCCCCTGCTCCGCGGGCGGCGCGGCATTGATGAGTTGTTCGACGGTTTTCTGAGGCTCCTGCCCAGACAATTCACCGGTTGA
- a CDS encoding helix-turn-helix domain-containing protein, producing the protein MMTADNPSDEQDHQLALLCKALGNPVRVSILRYVLQHPDCIGNEILLHLPENGPHAQSTLSQHLRLLREAGLLDSYSDGAAVCYRVNSKRMAWLRDQIGAMT; encoded by the coding sequence ATGATGACGGCAGACAATCCTTCTGATGAACAGGACCATCAACTGGCGTTGCTCTGCAAGGCCCTGGGCAATCCGGTGCGCGTATCTATCCTGCGGTATGTGCTCCAGCATCCCGATTGTATCGGGAACGAGATCCTCCTGCACCTGCCCGAAAACGGCCCGCATGCCCAGTCTACGCTCTCGCAGCATCTGCGGCTCCTCCGTGAGGCCGGCTTGCTGGATAGCTACTCCGATGGGGCGGCGGTTTGCTATCGGGTCAATAGCAAGCGCATGGCCTGGTTGCGCGACCAGATCGGGGCCATGACCTAG
- a CDS encoding response regulator yields the protein MTAHNQRVRILLVEDDNHIGRIIEMALPELGVPYEFVTVLGAEEGLELWEQQPFDLVVADYNLRGMSGMQLIEALKARGATVPTVMVTAYDTDVLRRQARALGVNAYLPKPFFIDQLIETLRDLLNQSKARAIG from the coding sequence ATGACAGCGCACAATCAACGGGTGAGAATCCTGCTGGTCGAAGATGACAATCACATCGGGCGGATCATTGAGATGGCGTTGCCCGAACTTGGCGTTCCGTATGAGTTCGTCACCGTGCTGGGCGCCGAGGAAGGTCTGGAGTTGTGGGAGCAACAGCCTTTCGACCTGGTCGTTGCTGACTATAACCTCCGTGGGATGAGCGGCATGCAGCTCATTGAAGCGCTTAAAGCCCGGGGCGCCACAGTGCCCACCGTCATGGTCACAGCCTATGACACCGATGTCCTGCGCCGTCAGGCGCGCGCTCTGGGTGTCAATGCCTATCTGCCCAAACCGTTCTTCATTGATCAACTTATCGAGACCCTGCGCGATCTGCTGAACCAGTCCAAGGCTCGCGCCATAGGATGA
- a CDS encoding carotenoid biosynthesis protein produces MLHLTTRPRIAVAALFAFYLFLYPGSITLVALDRVPVWGTWMGGALLILQGALMGLWLSVNFGQWGALASLWVLFLSWLVEHIGATTGFPFGSYSYTDVLQPQVFGVVPLAIPFAWLLIVTAATGVAELFLDRESRSPQAEVRVRPARVLIATAFALLLDVTIEPFAVHINHYWVWSDSDPSAYYGIPASNFVAWWFTSLLLSWVLALHRTGAVRAARFGPSHVGELFWPWLPLTLYLTNLTMFVVVNLARGQAIASLIGSLIFLVIAGRICVPLLVRRLRDRTEQEQSVS; encoded by the coding sequence ATGTTACATTTGACGACACGGCCACGTATCGCCGTCGCCGCGCTTTTTGCCTTCTACCTGTTTCTGTACCCTGGTTCGATCACGCTGGTGGCACTGGATCGGGTGCCGGTCTGGGGCACCTGGATGGGGGGAGCGCTGCTCATTCTTCAAGGCGCGTTGATGGGTCTCTGGCTCAGCGTCAACTTCGGGCAGTGGGGCGCGCTTGCCTCCCTGTGGGTGTTGTTTCTTTCGTGGCTGGTGGAGCACATTGGCGCAACGACCGGCTTTCCGTTCGGAAGCTACAGCTATACCGACGTGCTGCAGCCGCAGGTGTTCGGGGTGGTGCCGCTGGCCATTCCCTTCGCGTGGTTGTTGATCGTCACAGCCGCGACAGGGGTAGCCGAACTGTTTCTCGACCGTGAAAGCCGCTCGCCACAGGCGGAGGTGCGGGTTCGACCCGCCCGCGTGCTAATCGCTACCGCCTTCGCCCTGCTCCTCGATGTGACCATCGAACCCTTCGCGGTGCACATCAACCACTACTGGGTCTGGAGCGACAGCGATCCAAGCGCCTACTACGGTATTCCGGCTTCGAACTTTGTGGCCTGGTGGTTCACCAGTTTGCTCTTGAGCTGGGTGCTGGCGTTGCATCGGACGGGCGCCGTTCGCGCCGCGCGCTTCGGGCCGAGCCACGTCGGTGAGTTGTTCTGGCCCTGGCTGCCATTGACGCTGTATCTGACCAATCTGACCATGTTTGTGGTTGTCAACCTGGCGCGTGGTCAGGCCATCGCGTCACTGATCGGCAGTCTGATCTTCCTGGTCATTGCAGGCCGAATCTGCGTTCCTTTGCTGGTGCGGCGCCTGCGCGATCGCACCGAGCAGGAGCAGAGCGTTTCGTAA
- the dusB gene encoding tRNA dihydrouridine synthase DusB produces MHDRLFSMLTQTEIAALPTEYCVDHIRIAPNIILAPMAGVTDSIFRRMILRLGGCGLVSTEMTNAASVTPKALQRHRLLDYLPEERPLTMQLSGNEPDLVAAAARTVERLGADILDINCGCPSPRVTGGGHGAALLRDLPKMHRLLKAVRAAVQIPVTLKFRAGWDEQSLNFVETAKIAEDAGVAAIALHPRTREQGYKGHADWRRVAAVKRAVSIPVIGSGDVKTAEDALIRLRDSGADGVMIGRAAMENPWIFLQIAQLRRGEAVFQPGPADKLEFLLNYLDLCAAELPARLALNKIKQLIGQFVVGLPNASHLRVAVHHATGLEAARAAIEAYFEPFVASSVA; encoded by the coding sequence ATGCACGACCGACTGTTCTCCATGCTAACACAGACCGAAATCGCCGCGCTGCCAACTGAATACTGCGTTGATCACATTCGCATCGCCCCAAACATCATTCTGGCGCCCATGGCGGGGGTAACCGATAGCATCTTCCGGCGGATGATCCTGCGTCTCGGCGGGTGCGGGCTGGTCAGCACTGAAATGACTAATGCTGCCAGCGTCACCCCTAAGGCGTTGCAGCGCCACCGCTTGCTCGACTACCTGCCCGAAGAGCGCCCGCTGACGATGCAGCTCTCCGGCAACGAGCCTGACCTCGTGGCCGCCGCGGCGCGCACGGTCGAGCGGCTCGGCGCCGATATTCTCGACATCAACTGCGGTTGCCCTTCGCCCAGGGTCACCGGCGGCGGTCACGGGGCCGCTCTGCTGCGCGATCTGCCGAAAATGCACCGTCTGCTCAAGGCGGTCAGGGCGGCGGTCCAGATCCCCGTGACGCTGAAGTTTCGCGCCGGGTGGGACGAGCAGAGCCTTAACTTTGTTGAAACGGCGAAGATCGCCGAGGACGCCGGAGTGGCAGCGATAGCCCTGCATCCGCGCACCCGCGAGCAGGGTTACAAGGGCCACGCTGACTGGCGTCGCGTGGCCGCAGTTAAACGCGCCGTCAGCATCCCGGTGATCGGCAGCGGCGATGTGAAAACCGCCGAAGACGCCCTGATCCGCCTCCGCGACAGCGGCGCCGACGGGGTGATGATCGGGCGCGCGGCGATGGAGAACCCCTGGATCTTTTTGCAGATCGCCCAGCTCCGCCGCGGCGAGGCGGTGTTCCAGCCCGGCCCTGCGGATAAACTTGAGTTCTTGCTGAACTATCTTGATCTGTGTGCGGCCGAATTGCCCGCCCGGCTCGCGCTCAACAAGATCAAGCAACTGATCGGCCAGTTCGTGGTCGGTCTGCCTAATGCTTCGCACCTGCGGGTTGCCGTGCACCACGCAACCGGCCTGGAGGCCGCCCGCGCCGCCATCGAAGCCTATTTTGAGCCGTTCGTCGCCTCGTCGGTCGCCTGA